The following coding sequences are from one Paenibacillus sp. JDR-2 window:
- a CDS encoding MerR family transcriptional regulator, whose product MRYTIGQVAEKIGVSAHTLRFYDKQGLLPFVDRNEAGNRVFKESDMEWLAVIACLKNSGMAVKKIRKYIELGMEGDATLKERLEVFENHKKFVAEKMAELEAYTKKIDDKISYYRTAIELGSTKMLSQNDCVWTVEEKVK is encoded by the coding sequence TTGAGATATACAATTGGTCAGGTTGCTGAAAAAATTGGCGTGTCCGCACATACCCTGCGCTTTTACGACAAGCAAGGCTTATTGCCCTTTGTAGATCGGAATGAGGCTGGAAACCGAGTTTTTAAAGAGAGTGATATGGAGTGGCTGGCCGTTATCGCCTGTCTGAAAAATAGCGGAATGGCCGTGAAGAAAATCAGAAAGTATATTGAGTTGGGTATGGAAGGCGATGCGACCTTAAAGGAGCGTCTGGAAGTCTTCGAAAACCACAAGAAGTTTGTTGCGGAGAAAATGGCCGAGCTCGAAGCGTATACGAAGAAAATAGACGATAAGATTTCGTATTATAGAACAGCGATTGAGCTTGGTTCGACAAAAATGCTTTCGCAGAATGACTGCGTGTGGACGGTTGAAGAGAAGGTCAAATAA
- a CDS encoding oxidoreductase — MTNNKVWIITGCSTGFGRELASATIKAGYKVVVTARNLNAIADLVNGNTDNVLAMELDVTKPEQIEMTVKAAIDKFGRIDVLVNNAGVGYFSSIEEAAEEETRKMFEINFWGLMHMTNAVLPYMRSERSGHIINISSIGGLASFPGVGYYNGTKYAVEGISESLAKEVLPFNIHVSLIEPSNFRTDWSGRSAAKTKSAIKEYEELISPFINGDTRGKEPGDPKKAAKAIIGIVEAEEPPLRLLLGAEAYSVVVNKYTESLKNFEKWKEVSVNADFQE; from the coding sequence ATGACTAATAATAAAGTGTGGATCATCACGGGATGTTCCACCGGGTTCGGCAGAGAGCTTGCTTCAGCAACGATAAAAGCCGGCTATAAGGTTGTGGTTACCGCAAGGAACCTAAACGCCATCGCCGATCTGGTTAACGGAAACACGGACAATGTACTGGCCATGGAGCTTGATGTGACAAAGCCGGAGCAGATTGAAATGACGGTAAAAGCTGCTATAGATAAGTTTGGCAGGATTGACGTGCTGGTCAATAATGCCGGCGTTGGTTATTTCAGCTCCATTGAGGAAGCTGCCGAAGAAGAAACCCGGAAGATGTTCGAGATTAATTTCTGGGGTCTCATGCATATGACAAATGCAGTCTTGCCGTATATGAGAAGCGAGCGCTCCGGTCATATTATTAATATATCTTCCATTGGGGGATTGGCATCCTTTCCGGGAGTCGGCTACTATAACGGTACGAAATACGCGGTTGAAGGGATCTCGGAAAGCCTCGCGAAGGAAGTATTACCGTTTAACATTCATGTATCGCTGATCGAGCCAAGCAATTTCCGTACGGATTGGTCCGGACGCTCGGCTGCCAAAACCAAATCCGCTATCAAAGAATACGAGGAGCTTATCTCTCCGTTTATAAACGGGGACACCCGCGGGAAAGAGCCCGGGGATCCCAAAAAAGCCGCGAAAGCCATCATTGGCATCGTGGAGGCGGAAGAGCCTCCGCTTAGGCTGCTTCTCGGAGCGGAAGCTTATTCCGTAGTCGTAAACAAATATACCGAGTCACTGAAGAACTTCGAGAAATGGAAAGAAGTATCGGTGAATGCGGATTTTCAGGAGTAA
- a CDS encoding ABC transporter permease: MSLIGNLIWKRNLSLYVMFAPVIVFFIAFKYMPMAGSIMAFKHYNFGDGIWHSPWVGFDNFRVLFSTPATMQIIRNTLLLSLLSIFVGFPFPILLAIMLNEVRAMWFKRIVQTLIFLPHFFSWIIVAGIIVTVFSQQSGVVNELWKSLFGQPFAFLYHEGSWLAIFVSSGIWKEAGFSAIVYLAALGSIDASLYEAASLDGANKWKQIWHVTLPGISSTVVLMFILSMGRVMEVGFDQVFMLQNSTVSNISEVISTYIYKIGLMGSQFSLTAAIGLFESIVSLILVVITNRIARKFGSGLW, from the coding sequence GTGAGTCTGATCGGCAATTTGATATGGAAGCGCAATCTATCGTTATACGTGATGTTTGCGCCTGTCATTGTGTTCTTTATCGCATTTAAATACATGCCGATGGCCGGAAGCATCATGGCGTTTAAGCACTACAATTTCGGCGACGGCATTTGGCATAGCCCGTGGGTAGGCTTTGATAATTTTCGCGTATTGTTCAGTACGCCGGCCACTATGCAAATTATTCGGAACACGCTTCTTCTCAGTCTTCTGTCCATATTTGTCGGGTTCCCGTTTCCGATCCTGCTCGCCATTATGTTAAATGAAGTCAGGGCGATGTGGTTTAAACGGATCGTGCAGACGCTTATTTTTCTGCCCCATTTCTTCTCGTGGATTATCGTCGCCGGGATTATCGTTACCGTGTTCTCTCAACAATCCGGCGTCGTCAACGAGCTGTGGAAGTCTCTATTCGGGCAGCCGTTCGCTTTCCTGTATCACGAAGGCTCCTGGCTCGCGATATTCGTCAGCTCGGGCATTTGGAAGGAAGCGGGGTTTAGCGCAATTGTCTACCTGGCGGCGCTGGGCAGCATTGATGCCAGCTTATACGAAGCGGCTAGTCTGGATGGCGCGAACAAGTGGAAGCAGATTTGGCATGTTACTTTGCCGGGGATCAGCTCGACGGTGGTATTAATGTTTATTTTATCGATGGGCCGGGTTATGGAAGTTGGCTTCGATCAAGTGTTTATGCTTCAGAACTCGACGGTTTCCAATATCTCGGAAGTCATTTCGACTTACATTTATAAGATTGGCCTAATGGGCTCTCAATTTAGTTTGACGGCTGCGATCGGATTGTTTGAATCCATCGTTAGCTTGATTCTGGTCGTCATCACCAACCGGATCGCTCGCAAATTCGGCAGCGGCTTGTGGTAA
- a CDS encoding family 43 glycosylhydrolase: MRFADTTAGVPYAKDPAVVRYKGKYWMYYSRGPFIDGRWGIGVAESSDLEHWTKVGEVPIEQECEAKGICAPGAIVLHDRVHLFYQTYGNFPKDAICHAVSEDGVTFAKNETNPVFAPTGEWNNGRAIDADVIVHEDCLLLYFATRDPKGEIQMQGVAAAPLHSEYGQADWTQICSESILKPELDWEGKCIEAAGMHKRNGQLYMFYAGAYNNEPQQIGCAVSRDGVHWERLFTEPLLPCGEPGSWNSSESGHPFLFADDDGRTYLFYQGNNDHGKTWYLSKAEIGWKDDLPYVIEEK; the protein is encoded by the coding sequence TTGAGATTCGCAGATACGACAGCCGGCGTTCCTTATGCCAAAGACCCTGCCGTTGTCCGGTATAAAGGGAAGTATTGGATGTACTATTCCAGAGGGCCGTTTATTGACGGCCGCTGGGGAATTGGAGTTGCCGAAAGCAGCGATTTGGAGCATTGGACGAAGGTAGGAGAAGTTCCGATCGAGCAGGAATGCGAAGCAAAGGGGATTTGCGCGCCGGGAGCGATTGTGCTTCATGACCGCGTTCATTTGTTCTATCAAACGTATGGCAACTTCCCTAAAGATGCGATTTGCCATGCCGTGTCGGAGGACGGGGTAACGTTTGCCAAAAATGAAACAAATCCGGTTTTTGCGCCAACCGGCGAGTGGAATAACGGCCGGGCCATCGATGCCGACGTTATCGTGCATGAGGACTGCTTGCTGCTCTATTTCGCGACACGCGATCCCAAGGGAGAAATCCAGATGCAAGGCGTGGCCGCAGCACCGCTCCATTCGGAATACGGGCAAGCGGATTGGACGCAGATTTGCAGCGAGTCTATTCTAAAGCCTGAACTTGATTGGGAAGGCAAGTGTATTGAAGCGGCGGGGATGCATAAAAGAAACGGCCAGCTGTATATGTTCTACGCTGGTGCCTACAATAACGAACCTCAGCAGATCGGGTGCGCGGTAAGCCGGGACGGCGTTCATTGGGAGCGTCTATTCACGGAGCCTTTACTCCCTTGCGGGGAGCCGGGAAGCTGGAATTCCAGCGAATCGGGGCATCCGTTCCTGTTCGCGGACGACGACGGCCGCACCTACCTGTTCTATCAAGGGAACAATGACCACGGCAAGACCTGGTATTTATCCAAGGCGGAGATCGGATGGAAAGACGACCTTCCGTATGTAATAGAGGAGAAATAG
- a CDS encoding helix-turn-helix domain-containing protein — MQRKWFYRLLLSYMPVFVFVVLLLCMAFYYRWSEETKERIQNTNDVFAAHVMNVMDSSFLTIENYIVQQLLTDETIKNYYNTEEPTEPFIAYQITQRLNELKTLFPFAGDVYLYKASNQEVITDNAIFKLDQFADRSFVEAAFKGGLGSKWTSQRSYNQFIGEARPAQVVSLAKLFPITSAIPNGVVVINIQVGSVQSMLQSIKANAADSISLTGADGHAFFDEPSQPDSGKPDEWGKSSVLSAYTGWKLEVKVPPLERASVMASFLEAWMLPVLGLMLLGLLFLTYMTHRNYKPIEEIMIRIDRYTLKRSLAIGKKTAHDEFHFIASALDNLVENSHQYEKRYLEDLSIRKKYWFYELLDGQFSLSLDEWRQEAEQLKLPEAFASALVMIVEIDNYQDFRNTYSVRDQQLFKFVIRGVMQEIAQGQQVPIWLEWKEADQLVAILYADTEKAPVSVDHIAEAVKTWVSSNLQFTTSVYVGSEAHDAEDIGHSYQDALRAGEYRTLHGYNHVYFAREVQPNAGSDLYRHLQAAKTLAKTIRAAEPSWLAGLEAMFAEMRSEQLQRDKVLDVVQCLFNELDKMLREIPEDAEGREPAHSSSKAMADLAELDLVDEMQSALTRYLAELVESLGAWQQTQDYHHLIEEVKTFLQENFGNPDLSLQYLSERFELSTRMLSRVFKTETGERFVDYLIRIRLDEAKRLLVDTSDSVQSIAEQAGYLQVISFIRAFKKREGLTPGEYRKLNQSS; from the coding sequence ATGCAGAGAAAGTGGTTTTACCGTCTATTGCTGTCTTACATGCCGGTTTTCGTTTTTGTCGTCCTGCTGCTTTGCATGGCGTTCTATTATCGCTGGAGCGAAGAAACGAAGGAGCGGATTCAGAATACGAACGATGTGTTTGCGGCGCATGTCATGAACGTAATGGACTCATCGTTTCTGACGATTGAGAATTATATCGTGCAGCAGCTGTTAACGGACGAGACGATTAAAAATTACTATAACACGGAAGAGCCGACGGAGCCTTTTATCGCGTATCAGATTACGCAAAGGCTGAATGAGTTGAAGACGTTGTTTCCTTTTGCCGGGGATGTGTATCTTTATAAAGCGTCAAACCAGGAAGTTATTACGGACAACGCCATATTCAAGCTCGATCAGTTTGCGGACCGTTCCTTTGTAGAGGCTGCATTTAAAGGAGGATTAGGGAGCAAATGGACCTCGCAGCGCAGCTACAATCAATTCATCGGCGAAGCGCGGCCGGCTCAGGTCGTGTCGCTCGCGAAGCTGTTCCCTATAACTTCCGCGATTCCAAACGGTGTCGTCGTTATTAATATACAAGTGGGCTCTGTGCAAAGCATGCTGCAATCGATAAAAGCAAACGCGGCGGACTCCATTTCTTTGACCGGCGCCGACGGTCATGCCTTCTTCGATGAACCCTCGCAGCCCGATTCCGGAAAACCGGATGAATGGGGAAAGAGCAGCGTACTCTCCGCTTATACGGGCTGGAAGCTGGAAGTAAAGGTGCCGCCGCTGGAGCGGGCAAGCGTTATGGCCTCCTTCCTGGAGGCATGGATGCTGCCGGTGCTTGGACTTATGCTGCTGGGATTGTTGTTTCTGACTTACATGACTCATCGGAACTATAAGCCAATTGAAGAAATTATGATTCGGATCGATCGTTATACCCTTAAGCGGAGCTTAGCCATAGGCAAAAAAACGGCGCATGACGAGTTCCACTTCATAGCCTCCGCGCTGGACAATCTGGTAGAGAACTCGCATCAATACGAGAAGCGGTATTTGGAGGACTTATCGATCCGCAAGAAGTATTGGTTCTATGAACTGCTTGACGGCCAATTCTCTTTGAGCCTCGATGAATGGAGACAAGAGGCCGAGCAGCTTAAGCTGCCGGAGGCCTTTGCATCCGCGCTGGTTATGATTGTAGAGATTGATAACTATCAGGATTTCCGCAATACCTATTCCGTTCGCGACCAGCAGCTGTTTAAATTCGTTATTCGCGGCGTGATGCAGGAAATCGCTCAAGGCCAGCAAGTGCCGATTTGGCTGGAATGGAAGGAAGCCGATCAACTGGTCGCCATTCTCTATGCCGATACGGAAAAGGCGCCAGTATCCGTTGATCACATCGCGGAAGCCGTGAAGACTTGGGTCTCTTCTAACCTGCAATTTACGACTTCCGTTTATGTAGGTTCCGAAGCTCATGATGCGGAGGATATCGGCCACTCTTACCAGGACGCGCTCCGGGCCGGGGAATACCGGACGCTTCACGGCTACAATCATGTTTATTTTGCACGGGAAGTGCAGCCAAATGCCGGCAGTGATTTGTATCGTCACCTGCAAGCGGCCAAGACCTTGGCCAAAACCATTCGCGCGGCGGAGCCTTCATGGCTGGCCGGTCTTGAAGCGATGTTTGCCGAGATGCGAAGCGAGCAGCTTCAGCGGGATAAAGTGCTTGACGTGGTGCAGTGCCTTTTTAATGAGCTGGATAAAATGCTGCGGGAAATACCCGAGGACGCGGAAGGACGGGAGCCGGCTCATTCATCATCGAAGGCGATGGCCGACCTGGCCGAATTGGACCTGGTGGACGAGATGCAAAGCGCATTAACCCGTTATCTTGCCGAATTGGTCGAATCGCTTGGGGCATGGCAGCAAACCCAGGATTATCATCATTTAATCGAAGAGGTAAAGACGTTCCTTCAGGAGAACTTCGGCAATCCGGATCTCTCCTTGCAATATTTGAGCGAGAGATTCGAGCTGTCTACCCGAATGCTAAGCCGCGTATTTAAGACGGAGACGGGTGAACGATTCGTCGATTACTTAATCCGCATCCGGCTGGATGAAGCGAAACGGCTGCTGGTCGATACCTCCGATTCCGTGCAGTCTATCGCGGAGCAAGCGGGGTACCTGCAGGTCATTTCCTTTATACGCGCGTTTAAGAAACGGGAAGGGCTCACCCCCGGCGAATATCGCAAGCTGAACCAGTCCTCATGA
- a CDS encoding DUF3862 domain-containing protein: MKGLRMLIVAGLFALTAACGSNEEDSKDANAAESTPAATASANVSPEAPNTSGDNETVITKENYDKVKNGMSYEEVVKIIGSEGEIVTETGEKGDDMYGIAVLYENKGSSLSNATFIFLGDKLQSKSQYGLE; the protein is encoded by the coding sequence ATGAAAGGATTACGAATGCTGATTGTCGCAGGCTTGTTCGCCCTAACGGCTGCTTGCGGATCAAACGAAGAAGACTCGAAGGATGCTAACGCGGCGGAATCAACGCCGGCTGCCACCGCATCCGCTAACGTATCGCCGGAAGCGCCAAATACGTCCGGCGATAATGAAACCGTCATTACGAAAGAAAACTACGATAAAGTCAAAAACGGCATGTCCTACGAGGAAGTCGTGAAGATCATCGGCTCCGAAGGAGAGATCGTAACGGAGACCGGAGAAAAAGGCGACGATATGTACGGAATAGCCGTCCTTTATGAGAATAAAGGCAGCTCATTGTCTAACGCGACGTTTATTTTCCTTGGCGACAAGCTGCAGTCGAAGAGTCAGTACGGGCTGGAATAG
- a CDS encoding extracellular solute-binding protein: MKIWQRNTLAAAMLPLACGVLLVACSSNSGSKEEGKGGSAAKPNLSVTIYDRGNIPQGMGTIDNNRWTKWLNENGPVNAKYVPIPRGESVQKLNILFSSGNAPDVIEEFDANFRDQLYQQKQIIPVDDLIEKYSTTYKELMAKYPELKKASTKSDGKQYEFGRVQKLAGFQALFIREDWLKKLGLQEPQTVEELFNVAKAFAENDPDGNGQKDTYGIALSGETGGAISTMFQDVSWVVEGGKLVHDWDRAQAAVTFKKQLYDAGLADKDFLSDKNGQKALQDWINGKTGIFVGRTIDPVNFSTYYEPLKKNVPDAEVKAIKLPASTYGRFAVGVNNPVQMTTVINAKTKNTEAAMKYIDFMASKTTGEMLRYGTPEADSAKNANGCYVPKDIQQFSKEVSWNNDFQLLLQQIELEPCASTASQLDAGQPLQKDFIELIKENNEANLSPDVKYAPITYSEHMPALPEDLKVVNTNVSKIVDFYNKAIVSGSSYGVDQAFADAKSLWQKSGGEKLEEFYLKWYDENKDTAFLAKDMWKFIQN; the protein is encoded by the coding sequence ATGAAAATTTGGCAAAGAAACACGCTGGCAGCGGCTATGCTGCCGCTTGCGTGCGGAGTTCTGCTGGTCGCTTGCTCGAGCAATAGCGGTTCGAAGGAGGAAGGGAAAGGCGGCTCAGCCGCCAAACCTAATCTGTCGGTTACGATTTACGATCGCGGCAATATTCCTCAAGGAATGGGGACGATCGATAACAACCGTTGGACGAAATGGCTGAACGAGAATGGACCCGTTAATGCGAAATACGTTCCTATTCCTCGCGGCGAGTCCGTACAGAAGCTGAATATTTTGTTCTCCTCCGGCAACGCGCCGGATGTGATTGAGGAATTCGACGCCAACTTCAGGGATCAGCTCTACCAGCAGAAGCAGATTATTCCGGTAGACGACCTGATTGAGAAGTACAGCACGACTTACAAGGAATTGATGGCCAAATATCCGGAGCTTAAAAAGGCCAGCACGAAATCCGACGGCAAGCAGTATGAATTCGGCCGGGTACAGAAGCTCGCAGGCTTTCAAGCTTTGTTCATTCGCGAGGATTGGCTAAAGAAGCTTGGCTTGCAGGAGCCGCAGACGGTAGAGGAGCTGTTTAACGTAGCTAAGGCGTTTGCGGAGAACGATCCGGACGGCAACGGTCAGAAGGATACTTACGGCATCGCGCTAAGCGGCGAGACCGGCGGAGCAATCTCTACCATGTTCCAGGATGTGTCATGGGTAGTGGAAGGCGGCAAGCTGGTTCACGACTGGGATCGGGCGCAAGCTGCGGTAACGTTCAAGAAGCAGCTATATGATGCGGGATTGGCAGACAAAGATTTCCTGTCGGATAAAAACGGCCAGAAGGCGCTGCAGGATTGGATTAACGGCAAGACGGGTATTTTCGTGGGCCGCACGATTGATCCCGTAAATTTCAGCACCTATTACGAGCCGCTTAAGAAGAATGTACCGGACGCCGAAGTAAAAGCGATCAAGCTGCCGGCATCCACGTACGGACGTTTCGCCGTTGGCGTGAACAATCCGGTACAGATGACGACGGTCATTAACGCGAAAACAAAGAATACGGAAGCGGCAATGAAGTATATTGATTTCATGGCATCGAAAACAACGGGGGAAATGCTGCGCTACGGCACGCCGGAGGCCGATTCGGCCAAAAATGCAAACGGCTGCTACGTACCGAAAGATATACAGCAGTTCAGCAAAGAAGTGTCGTGGAATAACGACTTCCAGCTTCTGCTGCAGCAAATCGAGCTTGAGCCTTGCGCGAGCACGGCGAGCCAGTTGGATGCCGGCCAGCCGCTGCAGAAGGATTTCATCGAGCTGATCAAGGAAAACAACGAAGCGAACTTAAGTCCCGATGTGAAGTATGCGCCAATCACTTACAGCGAGCATATGCCCGCGCTCCCGGAGGATCTCAAGGTCGTAAACACGAATGTATCCAAGATTGTAGATTTCTATAATAAAGCCATCGTATCCGGTTCTTCCTATGGCGTGGACCAAGCCTTTGCCGACGCGAAAAGCTTGTGGCAAAAATCAGGAGGAGAGAAGCTCGAAGAGTTCTATTTGAAATGGTACGATGAAAACAAAGATACGGCTTTCCTCGCGAAAGACATGTGGAAATTCATTCAGAATTAG
- a CDS encoding 3-ketoacyl-ACP reductase, with protein sequence MQSVAGKVALITGAGRGIGRAVAIAFAQEGIHVGLVGRTLENLHKVAEELKPYGVKVALASADVADLASITAAVEIIRSELGAIDILINNAGVGKFGGFMDLTPEEWTNIIDVNVKGVYYTTRAVLPEMIERNTGDIVNIASTAGQRGAPLTSAYTASKAAVIGLSESLMLEVRKNNIRVITLTPSTVATDMAVELKLTDGNPEKVMQPEDLADLIVAQLKLHRRVVLKQAGLWSTNP encoded by the coding sequence ATGCAATCCGTAGCAGGTAAAGTAGCGTTAATTACAGGAGCAGGGCGTGGTATCGGACGGGCGGTAGCCATTGCGTTCGCGCAAGAGGGCATTCATGTCGGCCTTGTTGGACGAACGCTTGAGAACTTACATAAAGTAGCGGAAGAGCTTAAGCCGTATGGCGTGAAGGTAGCCCTTGCATCAGCCGACGTGGCCGATCTGGCTTCGATTACCGCAGCGGTTGAGATCATTCGCTCCGAATTAGGTGCCATCGATATTCTAATTAACAACGCTGGCGTAGGCAAATTCGGCGGTTTCATGGATCTGACGCCGGAAGAGTGGACCAACATTATTGATGTTAACGTCAAAGGCGTGTACTACACGACACGCGCGGTATTGCCTGAAATGATTGAACGCAATACAGGCGATATCGTAAACATTGCGTCCACGGCCGGTCAGAGAGGAGCGCCTCTCACAAGCGCGTATACGGCTTCGAAGGCTGCCGTTATCGGTCTCAGCGAATCCTTAATGCTTGAGGTTCGCAAGAATAACATTCGGGTAATCACCTTGACCCCAAGCACGGTTGCAACGGATATGGCTGTGGAGCTTAAGCTAACCGACGGCAACCCTGAGAAGGTTATGCAGCCTGAAGATTTGGCTGATTTGATTGTCGCGCAGCTGAAGCTCCACCGCCGTGTCGTATTGAAGCAAGCGGGACTTTGGTCAACCAACCCATAA
- a CDS encoding carbohydrate ABC transporter permease, whose amino-acid sequence MQLSASEKIMVSVFYAILVVAGLLCLFPLIHIVSLSISDTHAVASGWVTVFPIGFSLHSYQQLFAGTPILRSFWNSVQITGVGVVLSMIFTILAAYPLTRTYFFGRKLYTFAIIFTLLFGGGLIPTFLTIKSFGLLNTYGALWLPGLISTFNLLVLRSFMENIPSELDDAARIDGCGDWLYLAKIVLPLSMPVLTTLALFYGVGYWNSFFNVLMYMNDTTKYNLSVLVQQMIQSQTMLAQMNSSDSADQILLTPEEINSAAIMVMVLPIMIVYPFLQKHFVKGVMIGAVKG is encoded by the coding sequence ATGCAACTATCAGCAAGCGAAAAAATAATGGTATCCGTCTTTTATGCGATACTTGTCGTCGCGGGACTCCTCTGCTTATTTCCGCTGATCCATATTGTCTCGCTATCAATCAGCGATACGCATGCCGTGGCATCCGGGTGGGTAACGGTCTTTCCGATCGGCTTCTCGCTTCATTCGTACCAGCAGTTGTTTGCGGGAACCCCGATCCTGCGTTCCTTTTGGAATAGCGTTCAGATTACGGGCGTCGGGGTTGTCCTCAGCATGATCTTTACGATTCTGGCGGCCTACCCGCTGACGCGAACCTACTTTTTCGGCAGAAAACTGTATACGTTCGCAATCATATTCACGCTGCTTTTCGGCGGAGGGCTTATTCCGACCTTCCTGACCATTAAGAGCTTTGGGCTGCTGAATACTTACGGGGCGTTGTGGCTGCCGGGCTTGATCAGTACGTTTAATCTGCTTGTGCTTCGGTCCTTTATGGAAAATATCCCGTCGGAACTGGACGATGCGGCCCGGATTGACGGCTGCGGGGATTGGCTCTACTTGGCGAAAATCGTATTGCCGCTCTCGATGCCCGTTCTTACGACGCTTGCGCTTTTCTACGGCGTTGGGTACTGGAATTCTTTCTTTAACGTGTTGATGTACATGAACGATACAACGAAGTACAACCTTTCCGTACTCGTTCAGCAGATGATTCAGAGCCAGACGATGCTGGCCCAGATGAACAGCTCGGACAGCGCCGATCAGATTCTGCTGACACCGGAAGAAATCAATTCGGCCGCGATTATGGTCATGGTGCTTCCGATTATGATCGTTTATCCGTTTTTGCAAAAGCATTTCGTGAAGGGCGTTATGATTGGCGCCGTTAAAGGATAA
- a CDS encoding MFS transporter → MSDYFRGLLRLPSGVRRFLMTESLYGIGIGLYSLVLNLHLLSKGLKEDQVGALVSVGILIMGILAIPVSLLANRYGRKKLLVTGILFIAAGNVLYAFTGELAYFYLAQALVSIGLTLVETTEVQLLFHYCTSRRDEMRAFSLMFAVFTAFTGAGTLIAGYLPSGATSGEGYRTALLLAGLVFVIHGIVRGLILPAESGATPPKEIRLDESRNREIVSGWKKKLPSSKLWLFSVFMALLGGALAITGSFLNVIVKYRLDWMDDNVSLLLAIAGVVLFVSSLLTPYIMERFGPHNAIISVFVINMVIFAALFWSMPVWLFTVLFLIRGGGVTMLSNLVDSKLMSALKEKERNLFAGMRSVFRSVGSSIAAYLAGLILAGADYQMPFLITAVVLGAGLLCYTRWIRPLLD, encoded by the coding sequence ATGTCCGACTATTTCCGGGGATTATTGCGTCTGCCGTCAGGTGTTCGCCGGTTCCTGATGACCGAGTCTTTGTACGGTATCGGAATCGGACTGTATTCGCTCGTGCTCAATTTGCATTTATTGTCCAAAGGACTAAAAGAAGATCAAGTTGGCGCTTTGGTATCCGTTGGCATCTTAATTATGGGGATACTGGCTATCCCCGTATCCTTGCTTGCCAATCGGTACGGCCGAAAAAAGCTGCTGGTTACCGGCATTCTGTTTATTGCGGCAGGCAATGTCCTATATGCATTCACTGGCGAGCTTGCTTACTTCTACCTGGCTCAAGCTCTAGTCTCGATTGGATTAACGCTGGTAGAGACGACAGAGGTTCAACTTCTCTTCCATTATTGCACGTCACGCAGGGACGAGATGCGCGCGTTTTCCCTTATGTTTGCGGTTTTTACAGCCTTCACGGGAGCAGGAACCTTAATCGCAGGTTATCTGCCTAGCGGAGCAACAAGCGGAGAAGGCTATCGGACAGCGCTGCTTCTTGCCGGCCTGGTATTTGTCATTCATGGAATTGTCCGCGGCTTGATCCTTCCGGCAGAGAGTGGTGCCACTCCTCCTAAGGAGATTAGATTGGATGAGAGTAGAAACCGTGAGATCGTGTCCGGTTGGAAAAAGAAGCTTCCTAGCTCCAAGCTATGGCTGTTCTCCGTCTTTATGGCTTTGCTAGGAGGAGCGCTTGCGATAACGGGATCATTCCTCAATGTAATCGTCAAATACCGGCTGGACTGGATGGACGATAATGTCTCTCTGCTGCTCGCTATAGCGGGAGTTGTTCTCTTCGTAAGTTCTTTGCTTACTCCGTATATCATGGAGAGGTTTGGCCCGCATAACGCTATTATTTCTGTTTTCGTTATAAATATGGTTATTTTCGCCGCTCTTTTCTGGTCCATGCCGGTATGGCTCTTTACGGTCTTGTTCCTCATTCGTGGGGGCGGAGTGACCATGCTCTCCAATCTAGTGGATAGCAAATTAATGTCCGCGCTCAAAGAAAAAGAGAGAAACCTCTTTGCCGGGATGCGTTCCGTCTTCCGCAGCGTAGGCTCTTCTATTGCCGCTTATTTGGCGGGATTGATTTTGGCCGGAGCGGACTATCAGATGCCCTTCCTCATAACGGCGGTAGTACTGGGCGCAGGGTTGTTATGTTATACGCGGTGGATTCGTCCGCTTTTGGATTAA